The Candidatus Binataceae bacterium sequence TGTACGCGCCTTGCAGCGTACCCTCTCCCGACGCGCCGTTGTCGCCGATGATGTAATAGACGAGCGTATCGTCGAGGATGCCCAGATCCTTGAGCGCGTCGATGAGCCGTCCGAGGTGATAGTCGGTGTGCTCCATGAAGCCCGCGAATATCTCCATCTGGCGAGCGAGCACCGGCTTCATCTCCGCGGACTCCGTGTCCCATGCGGGAATTTCGGAATGCCGCCGGGTGAGCTGACACTCCCTGGGAATCACCCCGAGTTCCTTCTGCCGCGCAAAGGTTTCCTCGCGCAGCCGGTCCCAGCCCTGGTCGAATTTGCCCTTGTACTTGTCCGCCCATTCCTTCGGTACGTGATGCGGCGCGTGCATCGCGCCCGGAGCGAAATAGACGAAGAACGGCTTGTCGGCCGCGAGCGCCTTTTGCTGGCGAATCCACTTGATCGCCTTGGTCGTCATGTCGTCGGTGAAGTGGTAGCCCTGCTCCGGCGTTTTGTCGGGCTCCACGGGCGTCGTCCCCTCGTAGATCGCCGGATGCCACTGATTGGTCTCGCCGCCGATAAAGCCGTAGAAGTATTCGAACCCGCCGCCGCCTGTCGGCCACGCATCGAACGGCCCGATCGGACTCGTCTGCCAGACCGGGATCTCGTGGCACTTGCCGAACTGCGCCGTCGAATAGCCGTTGAGCTTCAGCGTGCGTGCGATCGGCGAAGACGAATTGGGCAGGATCGAATTGTAGCCGGGCGCGGAGGTGGCGATCTCGGTGATCCCGCCCATGCCGACCGAATGATGGTTGCGTCCGGTGAGCAGCGCCTGCCGCGTTGGCGAACACAGCGCGGTCGTGTGAAATCGGGTGTACTTGAGCCCGGCCAACGCCAATTTATCAATATTCGGAGTCTGGCATGGGCCGCCAAAGGCTGAGGTCGTGCCGAAGCCGACATCGTCGAGCAGAATCACCAGGATATTCGGCGCTCCCTTGGGCGGACGGAGCTGCTCCATCGGGGGATATTTGGTGTCGGGATCTTTCGCGTCATAGGTCGTCAATCCGACATGGACGCGATCGGGAATGGGGAGAACCGTTCTTGCGAACTTGTCACTGCTCATTTTTCCCTCGAATCTTGGGATGGATGCCAAACCACTCTCTCGCAGATCCAAACAACCGGCGCTGGCGGCAATCACACAACGGGGAGTGGCAGCCGGCACGGCTCCTTGCGGACGCTCGCGCGGCTCCAAACCGGCAAACGCGGGATCGACGCGCTACGGCCGGGACGTGGCCGCGTCGCGCGCGCTCGCGGACTGCGTCAGCGGCGTCAGCGGCGCGGCTGCATGAGCGCTGGCGAGCGCCGGCGCGGGTGCGACGCCCGTCGCTCTCGAAGTCCGTCCCGGCGGCATCGTCGTCCGCGACTCCAGAAAGGTCACCAGGTTGTCGAGTTCGTCGTGGGTCAGGATGCCCGCGAATGACGGCATGTTGCTGCCGCCGTTGGCAATCTTGATCCGCAGATCGTTGACGCTCAGCCGGTTCGCCACCAGGGTCAGGTCTGGACCGCGCATCCCGCCCTGCCCGTCAATCGTGTGGCAAAACTCGCATCCCTTGTCGTGAAAAAGCTGCGCCCCGTTCACGATCGGCGCGGCGGTCGTACCCACCAGCGCGGCCGAGAGCGGCTTGGCGTCGAACCTCGGCGACCACGGCGCGATCGATCCTTCGATCCAGAAGCCTACGATGGTAAGCACGATCATGAGCACCGCCGCGACCGCCCACGGGCGGCGCGAGGGATGGCGCTCGCCCTTGTTCCACAGCACCGGCACCAGCAGCAGGAACACGATGGCCGAGAGCGGCGCCGCGATCATGAACACCGACTCCATCCCGCGCGGCAGCAACGCGAGCACCGCGTAGTACCACAGCATGTACCAGTCCGGGCTCGGATCGTTGGCGAGCAGGCTCGGGTTGGGCGGCTTGCCGAGCTCGGGCGGCCCGACGAAAAAAGCCAGCGCGGCGACCGTGAGCACCACGCCGACGGCGACCACTACGTCGCGCCACGCGGCGTCGGGCCAGAATGACACGCCATGCTCTTCGAGCAGTTTCTCGTATTCGGCGCGGTAGGTTTTGGGATTGACCTTCGCTCCGGGCATCGGCGGGGCCGAGATTCCGTCATGGATCACGAGATAGAGATGGAGCCCGACGAAGGCGAAGATCATCGCGGGAAGAAAAAATACGTGGAAGGCGAAAAAGCGGCTGAGCGTCGCGCCGCCGAGCGTGTTGCCGCCGAGCAGAAAGCGCGCGAGGTACTTGCCGATGAGCGGCGTGCGCCCGAGCATCTCGGCCGCGAGTACCGTGGCCCAGACCGCGGTCTGATCCCAGCGCAGCAGTTGTCCGCTGAAACCCATCGCGATCGTGATGAACAGCAGGCAGACCCCGCTTACCCAGTTGAATTCCCGCGGGTACTTGTAACATCCCATCAGGAAGACCTGGATCATGTGGATGCCGACCAGCAGGATCATCGCGGAGGCACCGAAGAAGTGCATCCCGCGCAGGAAATTGCCCAGCACCGCCCGGTAGGTGATGAATTCGAGCGCCTGGTAGGCGTTTCCCGACGCCGCGACGTAGCGCGTCGCCAGCGCGATCCCGGTCACCACCTGCATCATGAAGGCGACCAGCACCGCGCTGCCGAAGACGTACCACCATCCGGTGTTGGGCGGCACCGGATGCTTCATCACGTCGTTGAAGAATTTGATGAGGCCGGTGCGTTCTTCGAACGCGTCAACCGCCTGCTGGAAAATCTTTTTTATCACCGCCGCTCTCCCCCCGCGCAGCTATTCGATCGGCACCGCGCTGGCGAGGATCTCGACCTGTCCGTCGCGCACCCGCACCGGGTACTTGAACAGCCCGCGCGGCGGCGGACCCGCGGCGACCTCGCCGTCGGCATAGTAAACGCCGCCATGGCAGGGACACATGAACAGGTTGGCCTGCGCGAGCCATCGCACGGGGCATCCGAGATGCGAACAATTTACCGCGAAGGCGATGAAGGCGCCGGACTCGAGCCGCCTGAGCCACGCCGCGGTCATCGCGGTCACCCCCGCCCATTCCATCGGCGACGGATCGAGAAAGCTTACGCTTACGGTTTCGCCGGGCTTGAAGCTGTCGACCGCGCCCACCGCGCGCCACACGTCCGGTTCGGGAGCGATCAGCGGGCCGAGGATAAAGCCGACGACCGGGATGCCGACGATGGCGGCGGCGACGGCCGAGAGCGCGATGCTGAGCCGCCCGAGGAAGCGGCGGCGCTCCGGGCTCAGCGCTTCGCAGCAGCCGCGCTCCTGCGTTTCACTCGCCATGTAACAGTTCTCCCACCCACTTGCTAATCGCCACGGCCATCAGGACCACACCCGCCGCGGAAAACACATACGAACTGATTACTCCGAAAAGCAAGAACGTGATGCCCAGCGCGAGAAACGCCGGCGCATAGGTCGGCGGTGGAATCTTCTCGGGCAACGCCGTGCTCCATACGGCGGTTGCGCCGGCGGTCTCGCCCTCGCGCGGATGCGATATGTCTTCCGGCGCCATTCGATTCCCTCCTAAAGACCCGCCGTCGCGGGCGCAACACTGTCGCTCTCGGCGGTCCCGAACCATTGCAGGAACAGCACCATCATGGCCGCAAGGAACACGAAGCCGCCGCCGACCCACATCAGGAGGCCGCCCACCTGCTGGTCGAGCGCCGGCGTCAGACCCCATCCATCGCGCAACAACGCCGCAACGTGCAGCGAATCGCCGGGATGCACATAGGGCGCGTAGAGGCCGGGCGGCGCAAAGGTCAACCAGATGCCGAGCAGGCTGTTGGCCATCGCGCCGCCCACCAGATACACCTGCGTCCATAGCGGCGAGATCCGGCAGCGCGGCAGCGGCGCGAGGATCGGCCACCAGAAGATTGTCGCGGTCACCAGGAAGCACAGATGCTCCGCGATATGCACGTACTCGTCGTCGAGCGCCGCGTCGAACAGCCGCGGCAGATGCCACAGTGCGAGCGTGACAACGCCAAGAGTCCAGGCGACGAGCGGATTTCCCAGGACGCGTTCGACACGGGCGAGCGCGCGCGAAGCGAGCACCGCGTTCGCGAAACGGGGCGTGATGCCGAGCAGCAGCAGCGGCGGCACCGCGAGTTCGAGCAGCAGATGCTGCAGCATGTGCGCGCTGAATAGGTATTCGTCGCCGAGCGTGTCGAGCGGCGAGATCAGCGCGAACAGCATCACGGCCACGCCGGCGGCAAACCATCCGGCACGAGACAGGTCGCCCCGATGCGCGCTCCAATAGGCCACCAGCAACGCCGCGCATCCGATCAGCACGGACAGGTCCGGGTCCCACGCTCGGAGTATCGAGTCCATTTTATTTTGATGCAGCTTTCACGCCTTGACGCGGCTTCCACGCGGATTTGCGCATCTATCCGACAAGCGGCCAGATATAGACCACGGTGAAAATCACTACCCACACCGCGTCGACGAAATGCCAATACATCGCGACGGACTCGAAGCCGGACGGATGGATTGCGCTCTGGCGCCCTCTCAGCGCGATTCCGAGCAGCGCGCCCAGCGCCACGAGGCCTATCAACACGTGCAGGCCATGGAAGCCGGTAAGCGTAAAGAACGTCGAGCCAAACAGGTTGGTGCTGATCGTGACGCTGTGGGCGAAGAGTCCAAGGTACTCGCGCGTCTGGCCGAAGAGAAAGATCGCGCCGAGCGCCACGGTCAGAGCGAGCCAGCCGCTGACGCCACTCCGATCGCCCGCCCGGAAGCTGCGCGAGGCCATATGAATCGTCGCGCTGCTCAGGAACAGGCAGATACTGAACGCGAGCGTGCGCATCACGTTGAGGCTGTTGGCAGCGCTCGGCCCGTCGGCGGATCGCGAATGGAAGAAGGCATAAGTGATTACGAGGATCAGGAAAAACCACGCCTCGGAGAACAGAAACAAGCCGACTCCGATTTTGACCCTGTCAGGCATCGTCCTCTCCGGCATCGCGGCCGCTCATCCGGCCAGCTTGCTCAGCATCTCGTCGGTGCGATCGGGATGGGCCAGGTCCCACAGCGGCCGGCGCCCGCGAATTGGCGGCACGCGAGTGAAGTTCTCGGGCGGTGGCGGCGAGGTTGTCGCCCATTCGAGTGTCCACGCATCCCACGGATTGTCGCCGGCTCTTTTTCCCGAGCGGAGCGAAACAGCGATATTGATCATCAGGATCAGCACCGATAGGGCGAGCACGAACGCCCCAATCGTCGAGATCATGTTCATGGCTTCCCATCCCGGGAGCGCGGGATAGGTGAACACTCGCCGCGGCATCCCGAGCATTCCGAGCACGTGCTGGATCATGAACGTCAGGTTGAAGCCGATAAACGTCAGCCAGAAATTAACCTGGCCCCAGCGCTCGTCGAGCATCCGGCCGCTGATTTTGGGAAACCAGTAGTAAATTCCGGCGAAAAGTGCGAAAGCGGTTCCGCCAAACAGTACATAGTGGAAATGCGCAACCACGAAATAGCTGTCGGTCAGCTGCCAGTCGATCGGCACTACCGCGAAAGCGATGCCCGACAGCCCGCCGATCGTGAACATCACCAGGAAGCTGATCGCGAACAGCATCGCGGTCGTAAAGCGCACCCGCCCTCCGTACATCGTCGCGGTCCAGTTGAAGATCTTCACTCCCGTGGGCACCGCGATCGCCATGCTGCAGATGGCGAAGAAAAGATCGAAGGCGTGGCCGAGTCCGACCGCGAACATGTGATGGGCCCACACCGTGAGGCTCAGGAACGCGATCGCCAGGGTCGAGGCGGCGACGAAATCGTAGCCGTAGATCGGCTTGCCCGAGAACACCGGAATGACCTCCGAGATTATCCCGAAGGCGGGCAGGACCATGATGTAAACCTCGGGATGGCCGAAGGCCCAGAAAACGTGCTGCCACAGCACCGCCGAGCCGCCGGTGTCGGCGCGGAAGAAATGCGCATTGAGCAGCCGGTCGGCGAGCAACATCACCAGGCCCGCATTGAGTATCGGCATCACTACCACGATCAGGAAGCCGGTTATCAGCGTCATCCAGACGAACAGCGGCAGGCGCCGGATACTCATTCCGGGCGCGCGCAGGCAGATGATCGTCGCCATCAGGTTGATTCCGGCAGTGAGCGTCCCCACGCCGATCGCGAGCAGCCCGAGGATCCAGTAGTTCACTCCGGGGCCGAAGGAATAGGCGCTCTCGCTGAGCGGCGCGTAGGCGAACCACCCCACCGCCGGCGCACCGCCATTGACTCCGCTGGTGGCGAAGCTGAAATAGAGCATCAGTCCGCCGAAGATCTGCACCCAGAAGCTGAGTGCATTGAGCCGCGGAAAGGCCATATCGCGCGCGCCAATCATCAGCGGCACCATGTAGGTCGCAAAGCCGACCAGCCACGGCACCACCACCAGGAAGATCATCGTGGTGCCATGCATGGTGAAAAACTGGTTATAGACCTGCGGGCTGAGAAAGTGATTATTGGGCACCGCGAGCTGAATCCGCATCAGCAGCGCCAGCACGCCGGCGACCAGGAAAAATACGAACGCGCCCAGCAGGTACATTATCCCGAGCTGCTTGTGGTCGACCGAGGCGACCCAGCTGAGCCATCCCTCGTGTGCCTCCTGCTCGAATGACTCGGGGCCGGCCGCCTCGGAAATCGCCGCTTCTTTCATTTTTGCGTCTCCAGGAAGGCGACCAGCGCGCGGACGTCGCCGTCGCTGAGCTTGAAGTTGGGCATGTTGCTGCCGGGCTTGAAGTCGTCGGGATCGTGCAGCCAGGCGGCGAGGTTCTCCGGCGTGTTCACGAGCGCGCCCGCCGCGAGCGTCCGGCGAGTGGCGATGTGCGTGAGGTCGGGGCCGACGCTCCGCAGGTGACAGTTGGTGCAAATGTTCTCGCGATAAATGTTCGCGCCGAGTTGTTCATCGGGCGTGACCGGCTTGGGCGGAATGTCGGACTGCTCTTTTATCCAGGCCGCGAAATCGCCGGGCGAATCCGCGATTACCATGATGCGCATCCAGGCGTGTTCGTTGCCGCAGAACTCAGCGCACGCGCCGAGGTAGGTACCGCCGCGGTCGGCCTCGATCCAGAGGCGGTTGGGATGGCCCGGCACGATGTCGATCTTGCGCCCCAACGCGGGAACCCAGAAGTCGTGGATCACATCGGCCGAGCGAAAATCGACCAGCAGCTGTTTGCCGACAGGAATATGTATCTCGTTGGCAGTCGTCACGCCGGACTTGAGATAGATGATTTCCCACCACCATTGATGGGCGACGATCCTCAGGTCCGGCCTGGCCTCGGCGGTTGGCGGATCGCCGGCGCTCATGGCTCGTATCATGAAGCCCGACAAGACGGCCAATGACAGGATCGGCACCGCAGTCCAGATAATTTCGAGCTTGCGCGAGCCGAAAGTCTGCGCGGCCTCAGGCGCTCCGGGCCGATCCCGATAGCGGATGATCGCGTACACGACCAGGAAAGTGACGAGGATCAGGATGGCCGAGAGAAAAATAAGCGTGC is a genomic window containing:
- a CDS encoding cytochrome c oxidase assembly protein, which translates into the protein MDSILRAWDPDLSVLIGCAALLVAYWSAHRGDLSRAGWFAAGVAVMLFALISPLDTLGDEYLFSAHMLQHLLLELAVPPLLLLGITPRFANAVLASRALARVERVLGNPLVAWTLGVVTLALWHLPRLFDAALDDEYVHIAEHLCFLVTATIFWWPILAPLPRCRISPLWTQVYLVGGAMANSLLGIWLTFAPPGLYAPYVHPGDSLHVAALLRDGWGLTPALDQQVGGLLMWVGGGFVFLAAMMVLFLQWFGTAESDSVAPATAGL
- a CDS encoding cytochrome b N-terminal domain-containing protein; protein product: MIKKIFQQAVDAFEERTGLIKFFNDVMKHPVPPNTGWWYVFGSAVLVAFMMQVVTGIALATRYVAASGNAYQALEFITYRAVLGNFLRGMHFFGASAMILLVGIHMIQVFLMGCYKYPREFNWVSGVCLLFITIAMGFSGQLLRWDQTAVWATVLAAEMLGRTPLIGKYLARFLLGGNTLGGATLSRFFAFHVFFLPAMIFAFVGLHLYLVIHDGISAPPMPGAKVNPKTYRAEYEKLLEEHGVSFWPDAAWRDVVVAVGVVLTVAALAFFVGPPELGKPPNPSLLANDPSPDWYMLWYYAVLALLPRGMESVFMIAAPLSAIVFLLLVPVLWNKGERHPSRRPWAVAAVLMIVLTIVGFWIEGSIAPWSPRFDAKPLSAALVGTTAAPIVNGAQLFHDKGCEFCHTIDGQGGMRGPDLTLVANRLSVNDLRIKIANGGSNMPSFAGILTHDELDNLVTFLESRTTMPPGRTSRATGVAPAPALASAHAAAPLTPLTQSASARDAATSRP
- the coxB gene encoding cytochrome c oxidase subunit II — translated: MTSLRAAPMVVVAMPGPYTANAFTLAPASPQAAAISSLFVGTLIFLSAILILVTFLVVYAIIRYRDRPGAPEAAQTFGSRKLEIIWTAVPILSLAVLSGFMIRAMSAGDPPTAEARPDLRIVAHQWWWEIIYLKSGVTTANEIHIPVGKQLLVDFRSADVIHDFWVPALGRKIDIVPGHPNRLWIEADRGGTYLGACAEFCGNEHAWMRIMVIADSPGDFAAWIKEQSDIPPKPVTPDEQLGANIYRENICTNCHLRSVGPDLTHIATRRTLAAGALVNTPENLAAWLHDPDDFKPGSNMPNFKLSDGDVRALVAFLETQK
- a CDS encoding Rieske (2Fe-2S) protein, which codes for MASETQERGCCEALSPERRRFLGRLSIALSAVAAAIVGIPVVGFILGPLIAPEPDVWRAVGAVDSFKPGETVSVSFLDPSPMEWAGVTAMTAAWLRRLESGAFIAFAVNCSHLGCPVRWLAQANLFMCPCHGGVYYADGEVAAGPPPRGLFKYPVRVRDGQVEILASAVPIE
- a CDS encoding cytochrome c oxidase subunit 3 encodes the protein MPDRVKIGVGLFLFSEAWFFLILVITYAFFHSRSADGPSAANSLNVMRTLAFSICLFLSSATIHMASRSFRAGDRSGVSGWLALTVALGAIFLFGQTREYLGLFAHSVTISTNLFGSTFFTLTGFHGLHVLIGLVALGALLGIALRGRQSAIHPSGFESVAMYWHFVDAVWVVIFTVVYIWPLVG
- the ctaD gene encoding cytochrome c oxidase subunit I, translating into MKEAAISEAAGPESFEQEAHEGWLSWVASVDHKQLGIMYLLGAFVFFLVAGVLALLMRIQLAVPNNHFLSPQVYNQFFTMHGTTMIFLVVVPWLVGFATYMVPLMIGARDMAFPRLNALSFWVQIFGGLMLYFSFATSGVNGGAPAVGWFAYAPLSESAYSFGPGVNYWILGLLAIGVGTLTAGINLMATIICLRAPGMSIRRLPLFVWMTLITGFLIVVVMPILNAGLVMLLADRLLNAHFFRADTGGSAVLWQHVFWAFGHPEVYIMVLPAFGIISEVIPVFSGKPIYGYDFVAASTLAIAFLSLTVWAHHMFAVGLGHAFDLFFAICSMAIAVPTGVKIFNWTATMYGGRVRFTTAMLFAISFLVMFTIGGLSGIAFAVVPIDWQLTDSYFVVAHFHYVLFGGTAFALFAGIYYWFPKISGRMLDERWGQVNFWLTFIGFNLTFMIQHVLGMLGMPRRVFTYPALPGWEAMNMISTIGAFVLALSVLILMINIAVSLRSGKRAGDNPWDAWTLEWATTSPPPPENFTRVPPIRGRRPLWDLAHPDRTDEMLSKLAG